The following nucleotide sequence is from Nomascus leucogenys isolate Asia chromosome 13, Asia_NLE_v1, whole genome shotgun sequence.
GACATAAAGTGTATTAGTGCTGTCAGTTGGAGGATGGGAAAGAGGGAATGTCTGCTAATGAGTACAGGTCtattttggggtgataaaaatgttctttctttcttttttttttttttttttgtttgagacagagtcttgctctatcatgcaggctggagtaaaacagtgcgatctcagctcactgcaacctctgcctcccaggttcaagccattctcatgcctcaggctccgcagtagctaggattacagatgcccgccaacacacctggctaatttttgtatttttagtagagacagggtttcactatgttggccaggctggtctcgaacccctgacctcaagtgatccgcccacctcggcctctcaaagtgctgggattgtaggtgtaagccaccatgcccggccaaaaatgttctaaaatttgattgtggtgatgggtGTACAATTCTGTAAATGTTACTAAAAActattaaattgtacattttaggTGGGTGGATTTTATggcatataaattatatctcaataaagctgtttataaaAAGAACAGCAGTTAGATTGACAGGTGATGATACCTCAACAGTAACCatttcccagcattttgggaggccgaggtgggcagatcatttgagcccaggagttcaagaccagcctgggcaacatgaccaaaccctgtctctacaaaaattagccaggtgtggtggcacgtgcccgtggtttgcagctactcgggaagctgagcccaggagttggaggctgtagtgagccatgatcacgccactgcactccagcagcctggacaacaagagtgaaactccgtctcaaaaaaaaaaaaaaaaaagcgtcccCAGGCCATTCAAATGtacagccaaggttgagaaacatTGTCTAAAGGGATGTgtttcaggcaaaagaaaaattatcccaGATGAAGGTCTGAggttcattccttcattcaacatATGGAGCTTCCATTATGTGTTTGGAACTGTTCTAGACACCAGGAacacagcagtgagcaaaacaaaCCAAAGTCCCTGCCCTCTAGGAGAGGAAAACAGACCCAGAAtaacataaataagtaaaatatgctCCGTTAGACAGTAATAGatgctgagaagaaaaaaatgaagccaggAAAGCGGATGTGAAATGCTGGATACGTGTGTCTGTGAAATTTCAGATGGAGTAGCTAGGGAAGATTTTTGGGTAAAGAccaaaataaagggaaggagcGAGCCATGCAGACGTTTGGGTTatggcaggtgcaaaggccctaaggCGGGAGTGTGTCTGACTTACTCCAGGACCCAGCAGGTCAATGGGACTTGAGTGGAAcgaggcaggggcagggcagtCAGCTACGAAGACAGAGATCCGGAGGCAGTTTGCAAGCCCTGGGGAAGATCTCGGATTTTGCTTTGAGATGGGAGTACTTGGGTCGGGGAGTGGCAGgggtttgatttacattttaacaggACTCTCCGGCAGCTAGGTGGAAACGGACCGTAGGGGGCAAAAAGAGAAGCAAGGAGGCCCAGGAGGCTGGTTCAAGACCCCTGAGATGATGGAGCACTGATGGAGCTGGAGCGGGATGAGAGGAGGTGAGGGATGAGATTCTGCAAGTGGAGCCCGCAGGATCTGCTGATCGATGGGACGAGGAGCGGGAGAAAAATTAAAGCGGCGCATGAGACAGACGAATGCAAACTTCACCAACAGCTCAACGAAAAGACAGACGGTGACGGCTGAGAGGCAGCGTCGGATCTGGGTAAGGGCGGGTTCCTGAGCCTGCCAGGCCTGGATTCAAACCTCGGCTGAGTGGCCCTGGACAGGTCATCAACAAACAGAGCCTTCGTTTATTCATGTGCAAACGGAGCCAAGGACCGGGCCTGCCCCGCGGTGTGCCTGAGGCTTGGGTGGGCAGGCGCCGGGCTCGCAGGGCGCACTCCTAACCCGTCCCCAGCGGCTGGACGATGTGGATCCCGCCGCCCTCCAGCCCCGGCTCCGGCTCCGGCTCCGGCTCCTGCTCAGGTTCCTGCTCCTGCCCCCGGCCCCCGGCCCCGCCTCCGGCCCCCGGCCCCGCCCACCCCGCCTCTCGGCCCAGCTCCTTCCTGCGGCTCTGCGGTGCGGCCCTCAGGGTGAGCCGGGCGGGGTTCCGGGGGTCCGCGATCAGCCCCGGAGACGGGGTGGGGTCGCCCCAAACAGGAGCGCCCGGACCGCTGGGACCCCGCACTCGGCGTCCGCCGCCGCCGGGTTGCCGGGCAGTGGAGGTACCGGATGAGGCGACAATTTTTCCGGCCCCCTCCCAGTCCCGCCCCACTTCCGGGGCCGCCACTTTCACTTTCTCTTCCGCCGAAGCCGCTCCCCTTGCGAAGAACTGGGGCCTCCCGGGAGGAGAGAGGGCTTTGCGTTGAAACCCGGGACGCCAAGGGCGCTCCCGCAAGTGGGGGTCCTCCGGGACCTGGAACGCCCCGGCTGGGCGGTGTCCGGGCGTCCTTTCCCCGCTTCTCCCCACCTCGGCTAGTCCCGTTTCCTCTTGCGCCCAGTGCGGACTTGTCTCGGCGCCCTCTGCCCTCTCACCGCCCCACACAGGATCCCGGCCTAGTCACCGGGCAGTGTGATGCTTCCCGACTGCCGCGGGGACAGCGAGGCACAGACAGGGCTTGGGCCGCGCCGGAGGCCACACGGCCTGGCTGAGTTGCTCCTGGTCTGCCGCCTCTCCCAGGCGACCCGGAGGTAGCATTTCCCAGGAGGCACGGCCCCCCCCCCAGGGGGATGGGCGCAGCCACGCCAGATGGACGAGAAGACCAAGAAAGGTGGGCACAGGCTGGAGGTGGCTGGGGAACTTCCGGTGGGAAGTGGGCCCCGCAGGACCCGGCCTTGCCTGCCCAGAAGGGCCTTGGAGAGGGGGCTTTAGCCTGCCCTCCCTCTACCCTCCTCCCCATCAGTTTCCTCCTTTGGTACCTGCTGGCTTCCAGAGCCATCTTGGGGCCCTGAGAACTCCTTGGGCTGGCTCTTTGCTGAGATGGGGATAGGGGACTTGCAGAGGACACAGGGCATTGAACTTGGAGACCTCCTGGGCTGGTGGGAGACAGACGTCAGTTGACCTGAGAAGCAGGGGTCCTTGCCTCTTCTCTTGCCCCCTGCACCTAGGGTTGTAGAACGGAAGTCAGTCACTGCCTTGCTGGAAACCCTCCCATGCTCCTCTGTGTTCTCCAAACAAAACCCAGAACCCCTGGGTGGCCCACAGGACATCTGTCCTCAGTCACCCCGCCATGCTCACTCTACTGGAGCCCCACTGGCTTCCTTCGGTTCTCATCCAACCATTTTTTGGCCAAggcccttcctcttctttccacCTGGACCACTCTTCCCCACTGGAGCTTGACACGTGCAGCTTCTCCTCCATCAGGTCTCAGCTTCAGTGTTACCCCCTCCCAGAGGCCTCCCCTGGTCTCCTTAACCTGTTTATTTCCCTGCTAGCAAGGATCgcaatctgacttttttttttttcttgttaaactTGTTCATTGTCTCCCCACTGGGCAGGGAGATCCATAAGGAGAGGGGCCCTGTTTATAAATCTCTGTGGGATTCCTGTTCCTAGGACAGTGGgtggcacacagtaggagctcaataactgcttgttggataaatgaatagaaatatgAGGGACACTGGGAATATGAAGGACAAACAGAACCAAATGAGCCTAGTGCGAGGAGGAGTGGGGAATATCAGAGAATCCCTCCCAGAGAAAGGGACTTTTAGTCTGGGTGCTGAAGGATACGTAGGAGTTCAccaggaagacagagaaagcagCACGCACAAAGGATCGCCTCCTTTCCTACCCCATTACGCCCAGCTCCTGAAAATAAACCCTGTGCTAACTGGCTCCTGCTGTGCTGGCTTTCAGCAGAGGAAATGGCCCTGAGCCTCACCCGAGCAGTGGCGGGCGGGGATGAACAGGTGGCAAGGAAGTGTGCCATCTGGCTGGCAGAGCAACGGGTGCCCCTGAGTGTGCAACTGAAGCCTGAGGTCTCCTCAACGCAGGACATCAGGTGAGGAGTGCATGGCTGGCCTGAACCCAAGGGACAGCAGGAAAGGACATTCTTGCCTGTAGAACAGTTCTTCCTAATGGCACGTTCTGGCTTCAGGAGGCTTGACTTCTAACCCTAGTTATGTCATTAATCAACTGTGAAATATAGAGCAGGTCACTTCACCTCTCAGTgtgtcctcattt
It contains:
- the RBCK1 gene encoding ranBP-type and C3HC4-type zinc finger-containing protein 1 isoform X3, whose product is MDEKTKKAEEMALSLTRAVAGGDEQVARKCAIWLAEQRVPLSVQLKPEVSSTQDIRFLMVQNGHSSSIQPSHHRRKGRKTPLYTPLKSIAQKLYTLLPLIPVDQS